In one Sphingomonas hankookensis genomic region, the following are encoded:
- a CDS encoding chemotaxis protein CheW: MSAPLILADGLDADAIAAILAARQRAVGSTRSLDDRPTETLLVFDLGGVAHGLPIDCVRAVAPLPKVTRLPHPPAALTGLVAWRGTVVNLFALAELLDRDAAGATAMIVLRHDAPRIALAVDAVSGVTTIARQPAASALATLVVDGDQRLTRIDPVMLIERLLPARLQEG, encoded by the coding sequence TTGAGCGCACCGCTGATCCTTGCCGACGGCCTCGATGCCGATGCCATCGCCGCGATCCTGGCCGCACGGCAGCGGGCCGTCGGCAGCACGCGCTCCCTGGACGATCGACCGACCGAAACGCTGCTCGTCTTCGACCTGGGCGGCGTCGCGCATGGCCTGCCGATCGACTGCGTACGTGCGGTCGCGCCGCTGCCCAAGGTGACGCGCCTGCCCCATCCCCCGGCCGCGCTGACGGGGCTGGTCGCATGGCGCGGCACGGTCGTGAACCTGTTCGCGCTGGCGGAGCTGCTCGACCGTGATGCGGCGGGCGCGACGGCGATGATCGTGCTGCGCCACGACGCGCCCCGTATCGCCCTTGCCGTCGATGCCGTGTCCGGCGTCACGACGATTGCCCGCCAGCCGGCCGCCTCGGCGCTTGCCACGCTGGTCGTCGATGGCGACCAAAGGTTGACACGCATCGACCCCGTCATGCTGATCGAACGATTGCTCCCTGCCCGTCTTCAGGAAGGATAA
- a CDS encoding CheR family methyltransferase, translating into MIADDAFAEVKALVIARTGHHYYVDKDSQLADRIAQRMAATGDATLADYGARLRDPTDPEWRRLESAVTINETFFFRFAEQFAALRTTILPAMIDRHRDDKRLRIWSVGCSTGAEAHSVAVVLDDLLGEAIADWRIALTGTDIDEAALDAARRAEYSSWALRTMGETERARLFDRTGDRYRLKDRYRGIARFERHNLLSMIDAAAPLGFSDYDLILCRNVLIYFRQEDATAIVGALARRLATDGVLLLGHAEPNPGFDAVADSELIAGILTYRTLGTRPKPVPPTPPVIETVPAPHVDKSRSAPLPRPPAPPPPTPKTEAPLVVRTPDAVAHYFAALDALAADDKERAERAFRDALYLDRSFAMAHYQFGHYLLAQGRAPDGRRSLTNALRVASALAPDTELAEGEGMTAGAMATAIRHTIGPHR; encoded by the coding sequence ATGATCGCCGACGACGCCTTTGCGGAGGTGAAGGCGCTGGTCATCGCGCGGACCGGCCACCATTATTACGTCGATAAGGACAGCCAGCTGGCCGACCGCATCGCGCAGCGGATGGCGGCCACCGGCGATGCGACGCTGGCCGACTATGGCGCCCGCCTGCGTGACCCCACCGATCCCGAATGGCGGCGGCTGGAAAGCGCGGTCACGATCAACGAAACCTTCTTCTTCCGCTTCGCCGAACAGTTCGCGGCGCTGCGCACGACCATCCTGCCGGCGATGATCGATCGCCACCGGGACGACAAAAGGCTGCGCATCTGGAGTGTCGGCTGTTCGACCGGAGCGGAGGCCCACTCGGTCGCGGTGGTGCTGGACGATCTGCTGGGCGAGGCGATCGCGGACTGGCGCATCGCGCTCACCGGAACCGATATCGACGAAGCGGCACTGGACGCCGCGCGGCGCGCGGAATATTCGTCCTGGGCGCTTCGCACCATGGGCGAGACGGAGCGGGCGCGGTTGTTCGACCGCACCGGCGATCGCTACCGCCTGAAGGACCGCTACCGCGGGATCGCGCGGTTCGAACGCCACAACCTGTTGTCGATGATCGACGCGGCAGCGCCGCTGGGGTTCAGCGATTACGACCTGATCCTGTGCCGCAACGTGCTGATCTATTTCCGGCAGGAGGATGCGACCGCGATCGTCGGCGCGCTGGCCAGGCGGCTGGCGACGGACGGCGTCCTGCTGCTGGGGCATGCCGAACCCAATCCCGGCTTCGATGCGGTCGCCGATAGCGAACTGATCGCTGGAATCCTGACCTATCGGACGCTCGGCACCCGGCCGAAGCCGGTGCCGCCCACCCCGCCCGTGATCGAAACCGTCCCCGCGCCACACGTCGATAAATCACGCTCGGCGCCGCTCCCAAGGCCCCCAGCGCCACCCCCGCCGACGCCAAAGACGGAAGCGCCGCTGGTGGTGCGCACGCCCGATGCCGTTGCCCATTATTTCGCGGCCCTCGATGCGCTGGCTGCCGACGACAAGGAGCGCGCCGAACGGGCGTTTCGCGACGCGCTATACCTCGATCGATCCTTTGCGATGGCGCATTACCAGTTCGGCCACTACCTGCTGGCACAGGGCCGCGCGCCCGATGGTCGCCGCAGCCTGACCAACGCGCTGCGGGTCGCCAGCGCGCTTGCGCCCGATACCGAACTGGCCGAAGGCGAAGGCATGACCGCCGGCGCGATGGCCACCGCCATCCGCCACACCATCGGACCCCATCGTTGA
- a CDS encoding chemotaxis protein CheW, with protein MTASFLILRVGDTRLALPMAAVREVLPLLPIDTPPGLPRPLLGFVTLQGLPVPVLAPHLLLDPQQQTGPVDLSAHLVRLRDDVCLLVDRAEDVATGDVGPLDPGHSLNDAITGELALPDGTVHVVAPDRLLLDSERAVLAELTAVAAERRSLWTAA; from the coding sequence ATGACCGCGTCGTTCCTGATCCTGCGTGTCGGCGATACCCGCCTCGCGCTGCCCATGGCGGCAGTGCGGGAAGTGCTGCCGTTGCTGCCGATCGACACGCCGCCCGGTCTCCCGCGCCCGCTGCTGGGCTTCGTGACGCTGCAGGGGCTGCCGGTGCCGGTCCTCGCCCCGCACCTTCTGCTCGATCCGCAGCAGCAGACGGGACCCGTCGACCTGTCCGCCCATCTGGTCCGGCTGCGCGACGATGTCTGCCTGCTGGTCGACCGCGCGGAGGATGTCGCGACCGGCGACGTCGGCCCGCTCGACCCCGGCCATAGCCTGAACGACGCGATCACCGGCGAACTCGCGCTGCCCGATGGGACGGTCCATGTCGTCGCCCCCGACCGCCTGCTGCTGGACAGCGAACGGGCGGTGTTGGCCGAGCTGACCGCCGTTGCCGCCGAACGCCGTTCGCTATGGACCGCGGCATGA
- a CDS encoding methyl-accepting chemotaxis protein, with product MSVSTRIAAGFAALTAILLALGVYALVQIGDVRHTVDMIVERDLASMEALNRIDHALSRKVEQRASLVQAFLTGDNSRVREATTGWRNAVEEAQRGIAEQERAAETYRDNSVTGARSELWARMARQLAEGDRALKQTRADVETQLAAIAAGDRAAVLATEADIVRDHAATVGRIGQARETLNVAIERGRDATRDVYNASRISIILGLMVAIVVAIAVAVTTRRSIVRPLDAFMGFVGRIGEGNLSTTTDVTGADELGRLGRTLNDMVGGLRTIATQNRAATNDLNAATTEIRASTQEQAASVEEQLAAVQETAATVDEITHSGAQITRRAQEVIAQAQATAQVSNAGLTAVADTARAMDAIREQAEAVATNIVALSEKTQAIGDIIATVNDVSERSHLLALNASIEAAAAGEQGRSFAIVASEMKQLADQAKGATRNVRSILGDIQRGINSSVMLTEEAVKRVASGKERTDAGHAAIEELATRVQENVQTFQQIVASTNQQQIGIEQVTIALQNIREASQQTAASTRQLDQAASDLGELSRTLVGLTERYRL from the coding sequence TTGTCCGTCTCTACCCGGATCGCCGCCGGCTTCGCCGCCCTGACCGCGATCCTCCTCGCGCTTGGCGTCTATGCGCTGGTCCAGATCGGCGACGTCCGCCACACCGTCGACATGATCGTCGAACGCGACCTCGCGTCGATGGAGGCGCTCAATCGCATCGACCACGCCCTGTCGCGCAAGGTCGAACAGCGCGCCAGCCTCGTCCAGGCCTTCCTGACCGGCGACAACAGTCGCGTCCGGGAGGCAACGACCGGATGGCGCAACGCCGTCGAGGAAGCGCAGCGCGGCATCGCCGAACAGGAACGCGCCGCCGAAACCTATCGCGACAATTCGGTGACGGGCGCGCGGTCCGAACTCTGGGCACGGATGGCCCGCCAACTGGCCGAGGGCGACCGCGCGCTCAAACAGACTCGGGCGGATGTCGAGACCCAGCTGGCCGCAATCGCTGCAGGCGACCGGGCGGCGGTGCTGGCGACCGAGGCCGATATCGTGCGCGACCATGCCGCGACGGTCGGCCGGATCGGCCAAGCGCGCGAAACGCTTAACGTCGCCATCGAACGTGGGCGGGATGCGACCCGCGACGTCTATAACGCCAGCCGGATTTCCATCATTCTGGGGCTGATGGTCGCGATCGTCGTCGCCATTGCCGTCGCGGTGACGACCCGCCGTTCGATCGTGCGGCCGCTCGATGCGTTCATGGGCTTTGTCGGGCGCATCGGCGAAGGCAATCTGTCGACGACCACCGACGTGACCGGTGCCGACGAACTCGGGCGCCTTGGCCGCACGCTCAACGACATGGTCGGCGGGCTGCGCACCATCGCAACGCAGAACCGCGCAGCGACCAACGACCTGAACGCGGCGACCACCGAAATCCGTGCGTCGACGCAGGAACAGGCGGCGTCGGTCGAGGAGCAGTTGGCCGCGGTGCAGGAAACCGCCGCCACCGTCGACGAGATCACTCATAGCGGCGCGCAGATCACTCGCCGCGCGCAGGAGGTGATCGCGCAGGCGCAGGCGACCGCCCAAGTCAGCAACGCCGGCCTGACTGCCGTCGCCGATACCGCGCGCGCGATGGATGCGATCCGCGAACAGGCCGAAGCGGTGGCGACCAACATCGTCGCCCTGTCGGAAAAGACCCAGGCGATCGGCGACATCATCGCGACGGTCAACGACGTGTCGGAACGCTCGCACCTGCTCGCGCTCAACGCCTCGATCGAGGCGGCGGCGGCGGGTGAACAGGGGCGCAGTTTCGCCATCGTCGCATCGGAGATGAAGCAGCTGGCCGATCAGGCCAAGGGCGCGACACGCAACGTCCGCTCGATCCTGGGCGATATCCAGCGCGGGATCAATTCGTCGGTGATGCTGACCGAGGAGGCGGTGAAGCGCGTCGCGTCGGGCAAGGAACGCACCGATGCCGGCCATGCCGCGATCGAGGAACTGGCGACCCGCGTGCAGGAAAATGTCCAGACCTTCCAGCAGATCGTCGCATCGACCAACCAGCAGCAGATCGGCATCGAACAGGTCACCATCGCCCTGCAGAATATCCGCGAAGCGTCGCAACAGACCGCTGCCTCCACCCGTCAGCTCGATCAGGCGGCAAGCGACCTGGGCGAATTGTCGCGCACGCTGGTCGGCCTGACCGAACGCTACCGCCTGTAA